From the Camarhynchus parvulus chromosome 13, STF_HiC, whole genome shotgun sequence genome, one window contains:
- the LOC115908529 gene encoding LOW QUALITY PROTEIN: protocadherin beta-15-like (The sequence of the model RefSeq protein was modified relative to this genomic sequence to represent the inferred CDS: deleted 2 bases in 2 codons), with protein MALARQVLCVCAFLGLPLARAEPIRYSVAEEAESGSLVGELAEDAGLTPAQLSARRARLVSEDGRQHLRFERASGRLVVAGRLDREELCAQSDTCMLPFELLLSNPLQFFRVEVTVKDINDHSPVFPEERVTFDILETSDAGTHFPLEVARDLDIGSNTVQAYSIAPKTDYFSVSYGSRTNGDKYLELVLEKPLDREEHTEMGFHIIAVDGGSPPRSGTIGISIIILDVNDNAPKFTQERYIGKVLENTPEGSVVLTVLATDPDAGVNGDITYQLSQAVGESDLAFVIDPITGEIKLTKPLDFETAHTHELTVRARDGGGLSAICKVLVEVVDVNDNAPELVVSSFSSPLPENTVPGTVVALFTVRDRDSGANGKISCALQDQLFFSLRPAYKNYYELVTVSALDREETPQYILSVTAADAGSPPLTTTQTFTVDISDVNDNAPVFNQTSYTMYVRENNVPTVFVGAVSAADADVGLNAKVTYSLAAEQGPERPWCSCISVNSENGHVFVLRPLDYEHLRQTEVTVSASDAGSPPLRANVTVRLVVLDENDNAPLVLYPAQESSPASSELVPVSAEAGYLISKVVAVDADSGQNSWLSYHLLRATDPGLFSVGLQSGEVRLRRPVTERDSVKQKLLVLVRDNGKPPLSATAALSALLLKDFSDVRLPHSSPASEDQAASLTTYLIIALVFVSLLFLISTAVLVARKVCRRKELKAGHVLYAADTLQSGPADAAAAGTLPRAYCYEISLTTGSGNSEFRFLKPILPSLPPQHCAVGQGPEEEQDFPGVPVSTEDMAPDNAGALSAGQFNALSFN; from the exons atGGCGCTCGCAAGGCAAgtgctttgtgtttgtgctttccTGGGGCTGCCGCTCGCTCGCGCCGAGCCCATCCGCTACTCCGTAGCCGAGGAGGCGGAAAGCGGCTCCCTGGTGGGCGAGCTGGCGGAGGACGCGGGGCTGACGCCGGCGCAGCTCTCGGCTCGCCGCGCCCGCCTGGTCTCGGAGGACGGCCGGCAGCATTTGCGCTTCGAGCGCGCCTCCGGCCGCCTCGTCGTGGCGGGGAGGCTGGACCGGGAGGAGCTGTGCGCCCAGTCCGACACCTGCATGCTCCCCTTcgagctgctgctctccaaccCCCTGCAGTTCTTTCGGGTCGAGGTGACTGTGAAGGATATCAATGACCATTCT CCCGTCTTCCCAGAGGAACGAGTCACTTTTGACATCCTGGAAACGAGCGACGCGGGCACTCATTTTCCCCTGGAAGTGGCTCGGGACCTCGATATTGGCAGCAACACGGTCCAGGCATACAGCATTGCTCCC AAAACCGACTATTTCAGTGTCTCCTATGGAAGTCGGACTAATGGTGACAAATATCTTGAACTTGTTTTGGAAAAGCCACTAGACAGGGAGGAGCACACAGAGATGGGTTTCCATATTATTGCTGTGGACGGTGGCTCTCCTCCTAGAAGTGGGACCATCGGGATCTCTATTATCATTCTAGATGTAAATGACAATGCTCCCAAATTCACGCAAGAGCGTTACATTGGGAAGGTTCTGGAGAACACACCAGAGGGCTCTGTGGTTCTGACTGTGCTGGCAACTGATCCGGATGCAGGAGTTAATGGGGACATCACCTATCAACTCAGCCAGGCAGTAGGCGAGAGCGACTTAGCATTTGTGATTGATCCCATAACTGGTGAAATTAAACTCACAAAACCTCTAGACTTTGAGACAGCACACACTCACGAGCTCACAGTAAGGGCCAGAGATGGTGGGGGGCTTTCAGCAATCTGCAAGGTGTTGGTGGAGGTGGTGGATGTGAATGACAATGCCCCAGAGCTGGTGGTCAGTTCCTTCAGCAGTCCCCTCCCCGAGAACACAGTGCCCGGCACGGTGGTTGCCCTGTTTACGGTCAGGGACCGGGATTCTGGTGCCAACGGGAAGAtctcctgtgccctgcaggatCAGCTCTTCTTCTCCCTGCGGCCAGCCTATAAGAATTACTATGAGCTGGTGACAGTGAGCGCGCTGGACCGCGAGGAGACGCCTCAGTACATCCTCAGTGTGACGGCAGCAGATGCGGGCTCGCCTCCTCTCACCACCACGCAGACCTTCACCGTGGACATCTCCGACGTCAATGACAATGCCCCCGTCTTCAACCAGACCTCCTACACCATGTACGTGCGTGAGAACAACGTCCCCACGGTGTTTGTTGGAGCCGTGAGCGCTGCAGATGCTGACGTGGGGCTGAATGCCAAGGTGACCTattccctggcagcagagcaaggGCCAGAGCGGCCCTGGTGCTCCTGCATCTCGGTCAACTCTGAGAATGGACACGTGTTTGTGCTGCGGCCCCTGGACTACGAGCACTTGAGGCAGACCGAGGTGACGGTCAGTGCCTCTGACGCGGGCTCTCCTCCGCTCAGAGCCAACGTCACCGTCCGCCTTGTGGTGCTGGACGAGAACGACAACGCACCGCTCGTGCTCTACCCggcccaggagagcagcccgGCCTCCAGTGAGCTGGTGCCCGTGTCGGCTGAGGCGGGCTACCTCATCAGCAAAGTGGTGGCCGTCGATGCCGACTCGGGACAGAACTCCTGGCTCTCCTACCACCTGCTCAGGGCCACCGACCCAGGCCTGTTTTCCGTGGGCCTCCAGAGCGGCGAGGTGCGTCTCAGGAGGCCCGTGACAGAGAGAGACAGCGTCAAGCAGAAGCTCCTTGTGCTGGTCAGAGACAACGGCAAGCCCCCGCTGTCAGCCACGGCAGCTCTCAGCGCTCTTCTGCTCAAGGACTTCTCCGACGTGCGCCTCCCGCACAGCAGCCCGGCCTCCGAGGATCAGGCCGCCTCCCTGACCACCTATTTAATCATTGCCTTGGTCTTtgtctccctcctcttcctcatctccaCCGCAGTGCTGGTGGCTCGCAAGgtgtgcaggaggaaggagctgaaggCTGGCCATGTGCTCTATGCTGCCGACACCTTGCAGAGCGGCCCGGCCGATGCAGCCGCTGCAGGGACCCTGCCCCGCGCCTATTGCTACGAGATCAGCCTCACCACGGGCTCGGGCAACAGCGAGTTCAGATTCCTCAAGcccatcctgcccagcctgcccccaCAGCACTGCGCCGTGGGCCAGGGCCCTGAGGAGGAACAGGATTTCCCCGGTGTCCCTGTCAGCACCGAGGACATGGCCCCAGACAATGCTGGCGCTCTCTCTGCAGGACAGTTCAATGCTCTTTCCTTCAACTAG